Proteins found in one Homalodisca vitripennis isolate AUS2020 chromosome 4, UT_GWSS_2.1, whole genome shotgun sequence genomic segment:
- the LOC124361101 gene encoding cuticle protein 5-like encodes MAQSTSSTIMRTWIGFLLCALCASEVIGSYSYYHGPINVPHVLHSGYLADTHEVAAAKSAHLAALATQSHGYGYGGSYGYSHDEGYSGSYGGDYGHGDFRYHGPIAIPHVLHDGHIADTHEVAAAKAEHFAAVAKAKAHSGYGHDYSGRYAGGYGEYSGAYSGAHYVAPYHGPLAKPVVLKSGYLADTHEVAAAKHHHLEALHKANHYAHYNY; translated from the exons ATGGCACAGTCTACATCTTCAACCATCATGAGAACTTGG ATTGGTTTCCTGCTATGTGCCCTATGTGCAAGTGAAGTAATCGGCAGCTACAGTTACTACCATGGGCCAATCAACGTACCACACGTTCTTCATAGCGGGTATTTGGCAGACACTCATGAGGTAGCAGCGGCCAAGAGCGCTCATCTTGCTGCTCTGGCTACACAGTCTCACGGTTACGGGTACGGAGGGAGTTATGGATACAGTCATGATGAAGGATACAGTGGCTCTTATGGAGGAGACTACGGTCATGGAGATTTCAGGTACCACGGACCCATCGCTATTCCCCATGTACTCCATGACGGACACATCGCAGACACTCATGAGGTGGCCGCTGCCAAGGCTGAGCATTTCGCCGCTGTAGCCAAGGCCAAGGCTCACTCGGGATACGGACACGATTACAGCGGACGATATGCCGGAGGATATGGCGAGTATTCTGGGGCTTACAGTGGAGCTCACTATGTCGCTCCTTACCATGGACCTCTCGCCAAGCCTGTCGTGCTCAAGTCTGGATATCTGGCCGACACTCACGAGGTCGCTGCTGCCAAACATCATCATCTTGAAGCTCTGCACAAGGCCAACCACTATgctcattataattattaa